In one Corythoichthys intestinalis isolate RoL2023-P3 chromosome 16, ASM3026506v1, whole genome shotgun sequence genomic region, the following are encoded:
- the st8sia6 gene encoding alpha-2,8-sialyltransferase 8E isoform X1 has protein sequence MSPWGMSFMITLLCAGSLLTIVTWYMIDDQSGVAYHKPPPLKKSPPEPSGFCEGCRELIDDVLKRYNKNWKKNDGNYQKFTSKLSAACQGFQKAIVTQANMPVGSKIQYDGERGKILQVTPDIFKTFIKEHPFSNRTFATCAVVGNGGILMDSDCGKTIDSAEFVMRCNLPPLNDEYGQHVGVRTDLVTANPSILKEKYESLTGRRRSFAERLRSYGKALVLLPAFSFSGNTALSMRAAYTMDDFDSPTRAVFFNPQYLRNLSRFWSGNGLKSRRLSTGIMMASLALEACSEVHLYGFWPFSNHPHGLYALTNHYYDDRKVNAKFHAMPVEFELLLKLHNQGVLKLHLGDCPADRK, from the exons TGGGGTGGCCTATCACAAACCGCCCCCTCTGAAGAAGAGTCCGCCGGAGCCGTCTGGGTTTTGTGAAGGTTGCag GGAACTGATTGACGACGTGTTGAAGCGTTACAATAAAAACTGGAAGAAGAATGACGGCAACTACCAAAAATTTAC CTCCAAGCTGAGCGCCGCGTGTCAAGGATTCCAGAAGGCCATCGTCACGCAGGCCAACATGCCCGTCGGAAGCAAGATTCAATATGATGGCGAAAGGGGGAAAATTCTGCAGGTGACTCCAGACATCTTTAAAACCTTTATCAAA GAGCATCCGTTCTCCAACAGGACGTTCGCTACGTGCGCCGTGGTCGGTAACGGCGGCATCCTGATGGACAGCGACTGCGGGAAAACCATCGACTCGGCGGAGTTCGTGATGAGGTGCAATCTGCCGCCTCTGAACGACGAGTACGGCCAGCACGTGGGCGTGAGGACTGACCTCGTCACGGCCAATCCCAGCATCCTCAAGGAAAA GTACGAGTCTTTGACGGGACGGCGGCGGAGCTTCGCGGAGAGACTTCGGAGTTACGGGAAGGCCCTGGTCCTCCTGCCGGCCTTCTCCTTCAGCGGCAACACGGCACTTTCCATGCGGGCCGCCTACACCATGGACGACTTCGACAGCCCCACTCGCGCCGTCTTCTTCAATCCGCAGTACCTGCGCAACCTGTCCCGTTTCTGGAGCGGCAACGGCCTCAAGTCCCGTCGTCTCAGCACGGGCATCATGATGGCCAGCCTGGCTCTGGAGGCGTGCTCCGAAGTGCACCTCTACGGCTTTTGGCCGTTCAGCAATCACCCGCACGGACTCTACGCGCTCACCAATCACTACTACGACGACAGGAAGGTCAACGCCAAGTTTCACGCCATGCCCGTGGAGTTTGAACTACTGCTTAAGCTGCACAACCAGGGCGTGCTCAAGCTTCATCTCGGCGATTGTCCGGCCGACAGAAAGTGA
- the st8sia6 gene encoding alpha-2,8-sialyltransferase 8E isoform X2 has translation MDGWIDGCGVAYHKPPPLKKSPPEPSGFCEGCRELIDDVLKRYNKNWKKNDGNYQKFTSKLSAACQGFQKAIVTQANMPVGSKIQYDGERGKILQVTPDIFKTFIKEHPFSNRTFATCAVVGNGGILMDSDCGKTIDSAEFVMRCNLPPLNDEYGQHVGVRTDLVTANPSILKEKYESLTGRRRSFAERLRSYGKALVLLPAFSFSGNTALSMRAAYTMDDFDSPTRAVFFNPQYLRNLSRFWSGNGLKSRRLSTGIMMASLALEACSEVHLYGFWPFSNHPHGLYALTNHYYDDRKVNAKFHAMPVEFELLLKLHNQGVLKLHLGDCPADRK, from the exons TGGGGTGGCCTATCACAAACCGCCCCCTCTGAAGAAGAGTCCGCCGGAGCCGTCTGGGTTTTGTGAAGGTTGCag GGAACTGATTGACGACGTGTTGAAGCGTTACAATAAAAACTGGAAGAAGAATGACGGCAACTACCAAAAATTTAC CTCCAAGCTGAGCGCCGCGTGTCAAGGATTCCAGAAGGCCATCGTCACGCAGGCCAACATGCCCGTCGGAAGCAAGATTCAATATGATGGCGAAAGGGGGAAAATTCTGCAGGTGACTCCAGACATCTTTAAAACCTTTATCAAA GAGCATCCGTTCTCCAACAGGACGTTCGCTACGTGCGCCGTGGTCGGTAACGGCGGCATCCTGATGGACAGCGACTGCGGGAAAACCATCGACTCGGCGGAGTTCGTGATGAGGTGCAATCTGCCGCCTCTGAACGACGAGTACGGCCAGCACGTGGGCGTGAGGACTGACCTCGTCACGGCCAATCCCAGCATCCTCAAGGAAAA GTACGAGTCTTTGACGGGACGGCGGCGGAGCTTCGCGGAGAGACTTCGGAGTTACGGGAAGGCCCTGGTCCTCCTGCCGGCCTTCTCCTTCAGCGGCAACACGGCACTTTCCATGCGGGCCGCCTACACCATGGACGACTTCGACAGCCCCACTCGCGCCGTCTTCTTCAATCCGCAGTACCTGCGCAACCTGTCCCGTTTCTGGAGCGGCAACGGCCTCAAGTCCCGTCGTCTCAGCACGGGCATCATGATGGCCAGCCTGGCTCTGGAGGCGTGCTCCGAAGTGCACCTCTACGGCTTTTGGCCGTTCAGCAATCACCCGCACGGACTCTACGCGCTCACCAATCACTACTACGACGACAGGAAGGTCAACGCCAAGTTTCACGCCATGCCCGTGGAGTTTGAACTACTGCTTAAGCTGCACAACCAGGGCGTGCTCAAGCTTCATCTCGGCGATTGTCCGGCCGACAGAAAGTGA